In the Nitrospirota bacterium genome, ATACCTCTATGATAATATAGAAGACTTTACAATAATAATTATTCATAGAGGAGAACAAAATGACGGCACAGATGCATAAGCGACATACAAATGATCAGGTAAAGATGATATTGGAGCGGTATTTAAAGAAAGAACTTAGCTTTGAGCAAGCTATGGACTTACTGGAATTAAAGCGGAGTCAATTCTTTGAATTGGTTAAGCGAGTGAGGCTGGGTATCAGGTAACTACCTCTTTTCAAATTTCAAAATCCATGTCCGTCAAATCTACTTTAGATGTGCAGATAATCATCTCGTGCAATAAAAATGCAAGAAAATTATGCTTGCTTTATAAACAAGTTTATGCTAATAATTTGAATACTTTTTGACTTTGAAGGAGTTAGTTCCATGAGTTTTCATAAGACACATACCATCCTGTTTCTATCTATCCTTTTGCTGTCCAATATGCTGATCTCCCAGTGGGTCTGGGCCGGGTCTGATAAAAGCCCTTGTAAGCTGGCTCAGGATCTTTCTAAAGAGGCCAGCGGGTTTATGGAATCAAGCGACTATAATAGTGCTGAAATAAAATTGAGAAAGGCTGTTAAAGTTTGTAGTGAGAGTGTTCCGCTACATTATAATCTTGGTATAGTCCTTTATTATCAGAAGAAATATGCTGATGCAGAAAAGGAGATCAAGAGATTTATTGAAGACAATCCCAATAATGCAAAGGCTTTAAATGCACTGGCAATGGTCTATATAAAAAGCGGGAAATATGATGAGGCTTTAAATCTTGCCGGTAGGGCTACGGCTCTTGAAAACAGGAATGAGCAATATAAGGATACCTTAAGGCAGGCATACGCAAAAAAAAATCCACCTCAGCTATCACTTAATGCCTTTGTAAAGTATCCAGGGAACAGTGATTCCACAGCCATAGAGGGGGGAGAGACGGCGGACTTAATTGTAACTGTAAATAATACAGGAAATGGCGAGGCCATTATTAATAATGTATCGCCTCAATTTGTTGCCACGATGCCGGGGTTAGTTCATATTGATGGTCCTGAAAAAACATCAGGACCGGTTGGCCCAAATAGTAAAGAGGATTTTATTTTTAAAATCCAGACAGATAATAAATTATCAGACGGTGCTGTAAATATTAGAGTAACAGCCATTGAGAAAAGTGAGTTTGAAATAAAGCCCACTACTATTACGTTAAATACACTGTCCAATGTAGATACCCCCCCAGTTACCTCTGTAAGGCGTCCGGATGCTGTGGCAGTTGTTATTGGGAATAAAGATTATGTAGGAAATTCATCTATTGATCCTGTTAAATATGCTGAACATGATGCTAAAACGATTAAAGAATATTTAATTAAGACATTAGGTTTTAAAGAAGATAATGTAAAGCTACTGATAAATGCAAAAGCTAATGACCTCAGATACCATTTTGGTGATGGAAGCAATC is a window encoding:
- a CDS encoding caspase family protein; translated protein: MSFHKTHTILFLSILLLSNMLISQWVWAGSDKSPCKLAQDLSKEASGFMESSDYNSAEIKLRKAVKVCSESVPLHYNLGIVLYYQKKYADAEKEIKRFIEDNPNNAKALNALAMVYIKSGKYDEALNLAGRATALENRNEQYKDTLRQAYAKKNPPQLSLNAFVKYPGNSDSTAIEGGETADLIVTVNNTGNGEAIINNVSPQFVATMPGLVHIDGPEKTSGPVGPNSKEDFIFKIQTDNKLSDGAVNIRVTAIEKSEFEIKPTTITLNTLSNVDTPPVTSVRRPDAVAVVIGNKDYVGNSSIDPVKYAEHDAKTIKEYLIKTLGFKEDNVKLLINAKANDLRYHFGDGSNHKGELYKRAKRGADIFIYYSGHGGPDTNTKKPYLLTADADTSTLEFTSYPLDWLYSNIGKLNKEKGPSNIFLVIDSCFSGEYPGGNVIKGASPIHIDVDMPQMKMGDNTVILASSKGDQISTWYDEKQHGLFTYFFLKAIKESVRNLETGKDVTIADVGENLPESVKNAAMRVNKKEQEPDIDGNKDIVLLKASGK